CTGATGGCGGTTCAAAATAAAACACCACATCATTTCCCAGGATGATCCGGGTATGGTTGTCCCATCGGAGGCGGATTAGATAAGAAGCCGGATACCGGGCCAGATAAGACAAAATGGCCTCATGACCTGAAAGTGTCTGCCAGAACGGGATGCCCGGCAGGGGATCTATTTTATCATAGGCATGTGACATTGCAGGCAAATGTGTGCGGTCACGGGGCAGGTCAAAGGAATGCACCACATGGGGATGGTCCAGGATATATCGCACCGGCACGGTTTCATTGCCGTTGTCAAACAGATCCGGCCCGGAAACATGGTTCCAGATACCTGCTTTTGAGGCCTGCCACAGCTGTTCGGCGGGCATGGATGTCAGATTCCCGGGGCTTTGCCACCGGATCATTTTCAGTCCTTTTTCCGGCCAGTCTGCCAGTATCTCCGGCAGATCTGAAGGCAAAGATGCATTCAGCCGGACCGTCACAATGCAGGGAACCGTCTTCATTTTCGCCTGTTTTGGTTCTGGATGATCATGGGTGCCTGGTTGATGAAATCCGCATCATCATGAAAAGCGTCCTTAATTTTCAAAATGTCTGTTTGTGCTGAGAAAAACACGTCCACCACTGCCGGATCAAAATGCGTTCCCCGGCCCTGCCGGATGATTTCATAGGATCTTTCAAGGGAAAACGCCTCTTTATAAGGCCGTTTGGAAGTCAGGGCATCAAACACATCCGCAATGGCGACAATGCGCCCCACCAGGGGAATCTGCTTTCCTTTCAGTCTTTTGGGATACCCGGAGCCGTCCCATTTTTCGTGGTGGGTCAAGGCCACAGTCTCCCCCAGCCGGATAATCCCGGTGGTGGAGCCTTCAAGAATCCGGGCCCCGATAATGGTATGCTGCTGCATCACAGCCCACTCATCCGGGTCCAGTTTGCCCGGTTTCAAAAGAATGCGGTCCGGAATCCCGATTTTCCCGATATCATGCATGGGGGTCGCATACAGAATAGATTCCGTGACCCTTTCTCCAAGCCCCATTTTCCGGGAAATGGCTGCCGCATAATTGCTCATTCGCTGGATATGAGCCCCGGTGTCTTCGTCCTTGTATTCCGCCGCCCGGGTCAGCCGGTAAATCGCTTCCAGAGACACGGATTTGATGCGCGCAAACGCCTGTTCCAGATCCCGGGTCCGTCTGGCCACCTCGGATTCCAGCTCCTTCTGATAATTGCGCATATGGTCATTGTAGGCTTTCACTTTGATCAGAGAGGCCACCCGTGCCCGCAATTCGGTCTTGTCCACCGGCTTGGTCAAAAAATCATCGGCCCCGGCTTCAATGGCCCGTATTCTATCTTCTTTGGCATGCAGGGCCGTCACCATGACAATGGGAATGATGGCTGTTTCAGGATCGGATTTCAACTGCCTGGTCACGTCGTATCCATCCATTTTCGGCATCATGACATCCAGCAGAATCACATCCACCGGTTCCCTGGATACCAAGTCCAGTGCCTGTTCCCCGTCCCCTGCTGTCAATACATGATAACCCGCAGGCACCAGCATGGCCTCCATCAGACGCAAATTCCGGTCTTCGTCATCCACCACCAGTATGGTTGACTGATCGCTCATCATTATTCCTTTTCAACTGATTTCATACCGAATCTTCAGGCAGGTATTCCTTGATTTTTTCCAAAAATTCATGCAGACGAAACGGTTTTGAGATATAGTCATGACACCCTGCCTCAAGTATTTTTTCCTTATCTCCGGGCATGGCATTTGCCGTCAGGGCCACCACCATGATATCCCGGGTGGTTTCATTTTGCTTGAGAATCCGGGTGGCGGACAGGCCGTCCATAACCGGCATTTGAATATCCATAAGAATAAGATCCGGCAGATGCTGATTTGCCAGGGCAACGCCTTCTTTTCCGTTCATGGCTTCAAAAACGGTGTAACCGCTGTATTGAAGCACATCCCGAAACAGCTTCCGGTTCTGTAATTCATCTTCCACAATCAAAATGGTTCTGTTTTTTGTGTCCATCATGGGAGCGATCCTTCATCCTCGATGTCAGCATGTGACGGGCCTTGATTTTTTTTCTGATTCACCGGAATGATAAAAGAAAAAGTCGACCCTTTTCCCTGCCCGTCGCTGTTTAAAAACATTTTTCCTTCATGAAGCGTCACCAGATCCCGTGTCAGAGGCAGTCCCAGACCGGTACCGGGACTCTTATCCTGCCGGGTGCCGTGAACCTGGAAAAACGGTTCAAACACTTTTTCATGATAGGCGGGATCAATGCCCGGGCCGGTGTCGGTGACGGATATTTCAACACAGGCCGCATCCGTTCCGGTTTCAAAACCCAAACGGGTCCTGCTGTGAACCTGTTCGGCCCGGATGGTAATGGCACCGCCGTCCGGGGTGAATTTCACGGCATTGGACAGCAGGTTGTACAGGATCTGTTTGAGTTTTCTTTGATCCGCCGTGATCGCTTGTTCCTGAATCTCCCGGGTCACCGCCTTTTCAAGGGCAATCCCGTGTTTGGCCGCCTTTTCCTTGATCATGACCAGGCTGTTGTCAATCAGTTGGGAAACGTTCACCTGTGACAGCTCCAGTTCGGTTTTTCCCGCCTCAACCCGGGACAGGTCCAGAATATCATTGATCAGTGCGAGCAGGTGTCTGCCACTGTCCAGAATATCATCCACATATTCCTGCTGTTTGTCAACCAGAGGCCCGAAATACTGCTCCTTGAGCACCTCGGAAAACCCGATGATGGCATTGAGCGGGGTCCGCAGTTCATGGGACATATTGGCCAAAAAATCGGATTTTGCCCGATTGGCCCGCTCTGCCGACTCCTTGGCCTGTTTGAGTTCATTTTCATATTGCATCAATTGAGTGATATTTTCCTTGACCGCCACAAAATGAGACACATATCCCTGGGGATCCCGGACCGGTGATATGGAGGCCCGCTCCCAGTAAATGGTTCCGGTTTTATCCTGGTTGCAGAACGTACCGTGCCAGGGTCTGCCCGAGGTAATCGTCTGCCACAGTTTTTTGTAAAACGATGGCGGATGATGACCAGATTTCAAAATCCTGGGATTTTTTCTTTTTACTTCTTCAAAAGTATAGCCGGTCAATTCGGTGAATTTGGGGTTGGCATATTCAATATTTCCGTAAAGATCCGTGATAATTACCGTGGCCGGACTTTGTTCAACCGCTGTGGCCAGTTTTTCAAGTTCCTTTTCCGACTGTTTTCTGGCAATGACAATTCCCAGCTGGTTGCCGATCTCATCGAGAATTTCCAGCAGGGACGGATCAGGCCGCTGCTTTTCAGGATTGAAAAATTCCAGCACCGCCGCCACATGGTCCCCCACCATGACCGGGAATGCAAATCCACCGTGAAGCCCGATCTCGCCTGCATGCCGGACCCGGGGGAATTTCGGATAAATGGCCAGATCTTCTATCCATACACTTTTTTTTGCCGTCATCACCCGTCCGATCATTCCCTGACCCGGTCTGAAACCCGTGCGTTCGGTAATCTTTCTGAATGAGGCAAACCGCTTGTCATCTTCCAGGTACCAGATGTCTGTGGGAATCAAGTGATCCGGTTTTTCATCATCCGCTTCATATACATGCCCCACCGGCCAGTCCATGAACCGGGCAATACCGTCCACGGCGACCTGAAGGGCTTCATTCGAGGTTCCGGCCGCGTTGGCGGCAGCTGCCACATCTTTGAGAAGCCGCAGTTTTTTCCGGCTCTCTTCCAGGGCCTGTGCCGCCTGCTTGCGCAGCGTGATATCATGGGCGATGCCCAGGGTATAGAGGAACTGCTTGTCCGGCCGTGAAATCTCGCTGTCCGGCACATCCCAGTATCCCCGGGCAGACAGTTGGACAAATGTGAAATTGAGAGCATAATTCTGAGACCCGTGGTTTTTATGCATCAACCGGACATCCAGGTGCGTTTGTCGCCGCTTCCCGATCCGGCGCTCCACCAGGTGATGGCCGAATCGTTCACGATCTTCCGGATGCAGCAGATCCGCCATGGGGCTCCCCTTGAGTTCAGCAGGATCATATCCCAGCTGCCGGACCGCCGAAGAAATATAATCGATGGTCCCGTCTTCCGTGATCCGATAGATAATATCCGGTGTCAGTTCCACCAGGACCCGGTACCGTTCTTCACTTTCCCGGATATTGGCTTCCGCCTGCCGCCTTTTGGAAACCTCCTGCACCAGCTGCCGGTTTTTTTGTTCCAGGCCCCGGGTCCGTTTTTTGACCAGGTCCTCCAGATGATTTCGGTGATCGGCCAGGGCCTGTTCCGCCTGCTTGCGGTCGGTGATGTTTTCATGGGCCACCACCAGACGCGGTGCATCTGAACTGCAAAAACAGGTAACGCGACCGATGAACCAGCGCTGTTCGTCTGGAGAGTGGCAGGGATATTCCATGGCAAATATCCGGGCATCACCCGCCAGTACCGACCGGAGCCCCGCAGCAAAATTCCGGGCCATATCCTTGTCTTCACCGACGGCGGCATCACATACCGCCAGATAATCCGCCCCTTCACAAACATGGGTTGTGACCAGGCCGTTGGATTCTGCAAACCCCCGCCATGCCTGGTTCACCGCAATAATCCTCCCGGTTTCATCCAGCACTGCCACATGGGCGCTCAACGCGTCAATGGTGGCAAATGCGAACTGTCTGGATTCCCTCACTTTCCGGTGCATCCGGTCCTGCTGAAGCCGGTTGACCAGAAGCATGCCCAGGAATACCGTCACCCATGGATAAAAGATGATCAGCGGCAAGGTGATTTTCAGCAGCACTGCTTGGGCAATGTCCAGGGGCAGCATCAGCATGAGCCCCAGCATGACCAGGTGAACTCCCAGCCCGAAAACATAAAGCCGGTGCCAGGACATGTCCGACAGCGGTGTTTTCAGATATCGTCGCCAGACAATCCCGATGCACCCGGAAAAAACAATCACGGCCACGCCGGTCCAGGCCCCGGCCCCGCCCTGATACATCCGGAACACCCCGGTCAGCCCCATGGCCACCCCCGTGGGGATCCATCCCAAAAAAAGTCCGGATATGCTCAGCAAAATCGAACGGCTGTCAATGATCACCCCGGGGGCAACCGCCCAGGGAACGGTCATGGCCGCCATCCCGATGCCGCCGATAAAAATGCCGAACAACACCTGGGTGTGGATTGTTTTTTTCTGGGGCCACCGGGCTGTGACCAGATCAAACACATAGGCCGTGGCCAGCAATAATGCCAGGTTATGAATCATGTCCAGTACAGGCAAATAATTCATCACATCTTTGACATGTCAGATTTTGTTTGACGCATGTATTTTTTTATCTTTGACATTATGATTTTGCAAGTGTTATTTTTTAAAGCTGAGACCGTTGACGGATTCCCGGATCTTTTCATTTTTAGATTGACAAACAATTTCAGAATTTATAATATTAAGAGTTTTTTAATAGGATTATGAAAATCGATAAAACGTGGCAAGAAGCATTGATTTGATAAGGAGAGTTTAACCATGTACGCAGTGATCAGAACCGGCGGTAAGCAATACAAGGTTCAGGAGAACCAGATCCTGAAAGTTGAGAAACTGGCGGGAACCGAAGGTTCGGAAATTGAATTCAACGATGTGCTCCTGTACTCAGACGGAGAAACCATCACCCCAGGCAATCCCGTGGTGGAAAATGCAGTGGTCCGGGCCCATGTCGTGGAACAGGGCCGGGACAAAAAACAGCTGGTTTTCAAATACAAACGGCGTAAAGGGTACAGAAAAATGCAGGGCCACCGGCAGCATTACACCCAGATTAAAATTGCGTCCATATCCGTTTAAGCAAAACACAAAAAGGGGATTGACACATGTCACATAAAAAAGCAGCCGGTAGTTCAAAAAACGGCCGGGATTCAAATGCGCAGCGCCGGGGCGTGAAAAAATTCGGCGGACAGGCAGTTTCAGCCGGCAACATCATTGTCCGGCAGGTGGGTACCAAAATCCATCCGGGAAGCAATGTGGGTATGGGCAAGGATTTTACCCTGTTTGCCATGATCGATGGCGTGGTGACCTTTGAAAGAAAAGGCCGTGACCGTAAAAAAGTCAGTGTTTATGCCGCGTGAAATTTGTTGATGAGGCAGTTATCACCATTCAATCCGGTGACGGGGGGCCTGGATGCACCTCTTTCAGACGAGAGCGGTTCATTGAACGGGGCGGACCGGACGGCGGTGACGGCGGTGATGGCGGACATGTCATATTAAAAGTGGATCCGGGAAAACGGACCCTGTATGACCTTCACCGCCAGAAGATGCACCGGGCTCAAAACGGCGCCCAAGGAATGGGCCGCCAGAAGCATGGCAAAAACGGGAATCCCTGCTATATTAACCTGCCGGCAGGAACCCTGGTCCGGGATGCAGATACAGATCAGACCATTGTGGATCTTACCCGGGAAGGGGATGAATATATCATCGCTGAAGGCGGGAAAGGCGGCCGCGGCAACAAGCGGTTTGCCACATCCACCAACCGGGCTCCCAGATATTCTCAACCCGGACTTCCGGGTGTTGAACGCAAACTCAAGCTTGAACTGAGGCTTTTGGCGGATGTGGGCATTGTGGGACTTCCCAATGCCGGAAAGTCCACGCTTATTGCCGCCATGTCCGCGGCCCGGCCTAAAATCGGGGCATACCCGTTCACCACCCTGACCCCGACCCTGGGTATGGTCACACCCCCTTTTGGCGAACCGTTTGCCGTTGCCGACATCCCGGGGCTCATCAAAGGGGCCCACCAGGGGACCGGACTGGGGATCAAATTTCTCAAACACATTGAACGGACCGGTATACTGATTCATCTGATCGATGCCGGTGCCATTGATCCCCAGGAACCGCTGGCGGATTTCACCGTCGTCAACCAGGAACTCACTCTTTACAGCCGGTCTCTGGCAGACAAAACCAGAATCATCGTCCTGAACAAAATCGATCTGGCCGGGACCGATCACCGGGTGGCCAGTTTCTGCCGGGCAGTGCCGGATCTTGAAGTTCACACCATTTCAGCCGCCGCCGGGCAGGGTGTTGACAAGCTGATCCAATTGCTGGCATCCCGCCTTCAAAAAGAGTGATTCAATGAAAGCCGGGCTTTTTGGCGGCACGTTCAACCCGCTTCATATGGCACATATCCGGATTGCCGAACATGTTAAACAATGTCTGGCACTGGACACTATCTTTTTTTTCCCTTCCGCCACCCCGCCCCATAAACCCGGAGTCAATCTGGCACCGGCACTGGACCGCTATGACATGGTGGTCAAAAGCCTGGCACACAAAAAAGGGCTGAAA
The window above is part of the Desulfotignum phosphitoxidans DSM 13687 genome. Proteins encoded here:
- a CDS encoding response regulator, with amino-acid sequence MSDQSTILVVDDEDRNLRLMEAMLVPAGYHVLTAGDGEQALDLVSREPVDVILLDVMMPKMDGYDVTRQLKSDPETAIIPIVMVTALHAKEDRIRAIEAGADDFLTKPVDKTELRARVASLIKVKAYNDHMRNYQKELESEVARRTRDLEQAFARIKSVSLEAIYRLTRAAEYKDEDTGAHIQRMSNYAAAISRKMGLGERVTESILYATPMHDIGKIGIPDRILLKPGKLDPDEWAVMQQHTIIGARILEGSTTGIIRLGETVALTHHEKWDGSGYPKRLKGKQIPLVGRIVAIADVFDALTSKRPYKEAFSLERSYEIIRQGRGTHFDPAVVDVFFSAQTDILKIKDAFHDDADFINQAPMIIQNQNRRK
- a CDS encoding response regulator, translated to MMDTKNRTILIVEDELQNRKLFRDVLQYSGYTVFEAMNGKEGVALANQHLPDLILMDIQMPVMDGLSATRILKQNETTRDIMVVALTANAMPGDKEKILEAGCHDYISKPFRLHEFLEKIKEYLPEDSV
- a CDS encoding PAS domain S-box protein, whose product is MNYLPVLDMIHNLALLLATAYVFDLVTARWPQKKTIHTQVLFGIFIGGIGMAAMTVPWAVAPGVIIDSRSILLSISGLFLGWIPTGVAMGLTGVFRMYQGGAGAWTGVAVIVFSGCIGIVWRRYLKTPLSDMSWHRLYVFGLGVHLVMLGLMLMLPLDIAQAVLLKITLPLIIFYPWVTVFLGMLLVNRLQQDRMHRKVRESRQFAFATIDALSAHVAVLDETGRIIAVNQAWRGFAESNGLVTTHVCEGADYLAVCDAAVGEDKDMARNFAAGLRSVLAGDARIFAMEYPCHSPDEQRWFIGRVTCFCSSDAPRLVVAHENITDRKQAEQALADHRNHLEDLVKKRTRGLEQKNRQLVQEVSKRRQAEANIRESEERYRVLVELTPDIIYRITEDGTIDYISSAVRQLGYDPAELKGSPMADLLHPEDRERFGHHLVERRIGKRRQTHLDVRLMHKNHGSQNYALNFTFVQLSARGYWDVPDSEISRPDKQFLYTLGIAHDITLRKQAAQALEESRKKLRLLKDVAAAANAAGTSNEALQVAVDGIARFMDWPVGHVYEADDEKPDHLIPTDIWYLEDDKRFASFRKITERTGFRPGQGMIGRVMTAKKSVWIEDLAIYPKFPRVRHAGEIGLHGGFAFPVMVGDHVAAVLEFFNPEKQRPDPSLLEILDEIGNQLGIVIARKQSEKELEKLATAVEQSPATVIITDLYGNIEYANPKFTELTGYTFEEVKRKNPRILKSGHHPPSFYKKLWQTITSGRPWHGTFCNQDKTGTIYWERASISPVRDPQGYVSHFVAVKENITQLMQYENELKQAKESAERANRAKSDFLANMSHELRTPLNAIIGFSEVLKEQYFGPLVDKQQEYVDDILDSGRHLLALINDILDLSRVEAGKTELELSQVNVSQLIDNSLVMIKEKAAKHGIALEKAVTREIQEQAITADQRKLKQILYNLLSNAVKFTPDGGAITIRAEQVHSRTRLGFETGTDAACVEISVTDTGPGIDPAYHEKVFEPFFQVHGTRQDKSPGTGLGLPLTRDLVTLHEGKMFLNSDGQGKGSTFSFIIPVNQKKNQGPSHADIEDEGSLP
- the rplU gene encoding 50S ribosomal protein L21, which codes for MYAVIRTGGKQYKVQENQILKVEKLAGTEGSEIEFNDVLLYSDGETITPGNPVVENAVVRAHVVEQGRDKKQLVFKYKRRKGYRKMQGHRQHYTQIKIASISV
- the rpmA gene encoding 50S ribosomal protein L27 — its product is MSHKKAAGSSKNGRDSNAQRRGVKKFGGQAVSAGNIIVRQVGTKIHPGSNVGMGKDFTLFAMIDGVVTFERKGRDRKKVSVYAA
- the obgE gene encoding GTPase ObgE, whose product is MKFVDEAVITIQSGDGGPGCTSFRRERFIERGGPDGGDGGDGGHVILKVDPGKRTLYDLHRQKMHRAQNGAQGMGRQKHGKNGNPCYINLPAGTLVRDADTDQTIVDLTREGDEYIIAEGGKGGRGNKRFATSTNRAPRYSQPGLPGVERKLKLELRLLADVGIVGLPNAGKSTLIAAMSAARPKIGAYPFTTLTPTLGMVTPPFGEPFAVADIPGLIKGAHQGTGLGIKFLKHIERTGILIHLIDAGAIDPQEPLADFTVVNQELTLYSRSLADKTRIIVLNKIDLAGTDHRVASFCRAVPDLEVHTISAAAGQGVDKLIQLLASRLQKE